TTCAGGACGCGGTGGAAGTGGTAGGCAAGCCAGTCGATGGGCAGCGGCTTGGAATCCCACTTCTGCCCAGCAATCCCGATCTGGTAGGGCGGGTCGGTGATGATGGCATCGAATTCGTGCGGCGGCATGCATTCGAGGTAGGAAAACGCGTTCTCGCAGCATCGGGTCCCGTTCTCGCCGCACTCATGGACAAAGGCGCGGCGGATTTTCCGACTCACCATCATTCGTCAACCTTGGTGAAGTGCGGTCTCTTCGACTGTTTGCCCTTTGGAAGCAGATCCTGATTATCGCGCATGAAGTCGCGCATTGTCTTCAGGGCTGCGGACTTCAGCCCCGGGTGCAGCAGCGCTTCCTGCGTCTCCCGTTTTGTCTGATCCCTGGTCGAGTGGCAGCGCGCGGCCGCCTTGGCCATCTCCTCGTCGTGCTTCAGCAGATTGATGAACGCCTCGTAGATGTCAGGATGTGTCGTCGCCACCGCCAGACGGAAGAATTCATTCTCCGGCAGGCCGTAGGCTTCGGCGAACTGGAGGATGCGGTCCATCGGAATGGGCGCTTCCCCGCGCTCAATCCTGGAAATGAAGTTCGTGTTCGTGAATCCCAGCTTCCCGGCGATGTCGTTCATGGAGCGGCGCTTCTTGGTGCGTACGAGCCGCAGGTACAGGCCGAATTCTTCATGAAGTTTCTGCTGTGCGTTCTTCATGGGGATGAGCGTATTCTTACACCCTAGTTGGTGTAAAGCTATCAACCAACTAGTTAGGGGATTATTCCGGCATATAATCCGGCATAAAAAAGATTGTTGCGTTTTATCTTTTGATGCTACAGCAAAGAAAAACAGCAAGTTGAAATATAATCTTTTCGGCAAGGATTCCGGCAATGTTCTCTGCGCCATCCGCCATGGATCCCATGCTCCCCCGCGCCACGAGCGAGCTGCGCGACCTGTCGCTCGACGTCTACAAGGCGTCGTCCAGGCTGGCGGGGCGGCTCCATCCCGTCACCGCGCGCACCCTGGCCGCCGTGCTGCGCAACGTGAACAGCTACTACTCGAACCTCATCGAGGGCCACCGCACCAGCCTGCTCGACATCGAGCGCGGGCTGGCCGAGGACTATGCGCAGGACGCGGCCACACGCGACCTGCAGGTGCTGCATAGGCTGCACGTGCAGGCGCAGGATGCGGTGGACCGGCTTCTCGACGAGCAGCCGGAAACGAACGTCTGCGCACCGGACTTCGTCCGCATGGTCCACCGCCTGTTCTTTGCGGGCGCGCCGGACGAATTCCTGCTGCAGTCCACGCAGGACGGCTCGCGCAGCGCGGTCACCGTGCCGGGCGAGCTGCGCACGCAGAACGTCCGGATCATGCGCCACGTCCCGCCGGACGCCGCAGTCCTTCCCAGGTTCATGGACCGCCTCGCCGAGTCCTATGATCCCACCAGGCTGCACGGCGACGAGAGCCTTCTCGCCGTGGCCGCGAGCCACCACCGGCTGCTCTGGGTCCACCCCTTCCTCGAGGGCAACGGCCGCGTGGCGCGCATGGTCACGCACGCCTTCTTCAGGCGCGTGGGGCTGGACGGCTACGGCCTGTGGACCATGAGCCGCGGACTGGCCCGCCAGGAAGCCGCCTACAAGCAGGCCCTGGCCCAGGCGGACAGCCCCCGCCGGGGCGACTACGACGGCAGGGGGGCGCTCAGCGAGCGCGCCCTGGCCGCGTTCTGCCGCTTCTTTCTGGAGACGGCCCTGGACCAGGCGACCTTCATGGAGCGCACCCTGGCCCTCGACGCCGTGCGCGGCAACATCGAGCGCTACTGCGCGGCCCGCGGCCGCGGCGAGGTCCCCGGTCGTCCGAAGCTCCCTCCCGAAGCGGCCGCCATCCTCACCCAGGCCTTCGAGCAGGGCGAGCTCGCCAAGTCCGCCGTGCCCGGCATCATCCACGCCTCCGAGCGCAAGGCCCGCGACGTGGTCCGCGCCCTGCTCGACGACGGCCTGCTCCGCACCGCCCACCACAAGGCCCCCCTCACCCTCGCCCTGCCGAGCCACGTGCTCGAGGACTACTTCCCGAAACTCTGCCCGGCGTGAGTCGGCTCGCTAATACGAAGGGGCTGCGTCGCTCGGAGCTCTCGATCCCGATTCCGACGTATGTTTCAGCGCGGAGAGGCATGGGGAGATCGCCCCATCTCGGGCTGCTTTTGCATACTGCGTATCCCCCCATCACGAGGTAGGGTTTCCCCTGCCTCGCCATCTCTGGCGGAAACTGCTATCGGCCATTCGTGAGGGGGAGGGCAAAAACGCACTTTTCCGCTCCATAATACGTCTCGTCTAGACAGGTCGGTTGCTTCGCTACGGCAAGCGAGAAATGCATCGTCGGGGCTCACGGTTTCTGGTGATGGCGCATCCGTTCAACGCCCGTGAAGCCGCATGGACTGGTGACGGATTCAGAGAGGGGGCATGAGGGCATGATAGCAGCCATTGCGCAATTCATGACG
This genomic stretch from Desulfovibrio sp. X2 harbors:
- a CDS encoding helix-turn-helix domain-containing protein, with protein sequence MKNAQQKLHEEFGLYLRLVRTKKRRSMNDIAGKLGFTNTNFISRIERGEAPIPMDRILQFAEAYGLPENEFFRLAVATTHPDIYEAFINLLKHDEEMAKAAARCHSTRDQTKRETQEALLHPGLKSAALKTMRDFMRDNQDLLPKGKQSKRPHFTKVDE
- a CDS encoding Fic family protein encodes the protein MFSAPSAMDPMLPRATSELRDLSLDVYKASSRLAGRLHPVTARTLAAVLRNVNSYYSNLIEGHRTSLLDIERGLAEDYAQDAATRDLQVLHRLHVQAQDAVDRLLDEQPETNVCAPDFVRMVHRLFFAGAPDEFLLQSTQDGSRSAVTVPGELRTQNVRIMRHVPPDAAVLPRFMDRLAESYDPTRLHGDESLLAVAASHHRLLWVHPFLEGNGRVARMVTHAFFRRVGLDGYGLWTMSRGLARQEAAYKQALAQADSPRRGDYDGRGALSERALAAFCRFFLETALDQATFMERTLALDAVRGNIERYCAARGRGEVPGRPKLPPEAAAILTQAFEQGELAKSAVPGIIHASERKARDVVRALLDDGLLRTAHHKAPLTLALPSHVLEDYFPKLCPA